Within the Agromyces ramosus genome, the region AGGGCGCCCTCTTCGGCCGCACGCCCGACGAGGCCTTCTACGTGAAGTGCGACGCCGAGACGAACCCGGCCGACGTGATCGACTCGGGCCAGGTGGTCTGCCAGATCGGCGTCGCCCCGGTGAAGCCGGCCGAGTTCGTGGTGTTCCAGCTCTCGCAGTTCTCGGGAGGCACGAGCCTCGTCAGCGAATAGCGAACCCACCACCACCGAGCCGCAGGGCACCCATACGAGGAGGACATCATGCCACTGGATCCATTCGACTCAGCACCGGCGAACGCGTTCATCGTCACGATCGACGGCATCGAGATCCCGAAGGTCGTCGAGGTCTCGGGGCTGAAGAACGAGGTCGACAAGATCGAGCTCAAGCAGCAGACGAGCGACGGCAAGTACATCGTGCGCCAGCTGATCGGGCGCGCCAAGCCGGGGGAGTTCACCGTCACGCGCGGCCTCACCGACTCGAAGACCGTCACCGACTGGCTGAAGGTCGTCATGGAGGGCGACGTCGCCGGAGCGCGCAAGACCGCGTCGGTGGCGCTGCTCGACTACAAGGGCGAGACCATCAAGACGTACGAGTTCATGAACTGCTGGGTGCGCAGCGTCGAGCTGAACTCGCTGAAGGCGGGCGCGGCCGAGCAGGCCACCGAGAAGTTCGTCGTCTGCTTCGACGAGTCGACGGTGAAGTGATGCAGCGCGTCATCGCCACCCGCGCGAGCTCCGACGCGCCCGGGCAGGGCGATGACGGCGCGATGCGCACGGAGTTCGCGTTCGAGCTGCCGCGCGGCTACCTCGGTCCCGACGGCACGGTGCATCGCCGCGGCGTCATGCGGCTCGCGACGGCGCGCGACGAGCTGCTGCCGCTCTACGACGCGCGGGTGCAGGAGAACGCCGCCTACACGACCGTCGTGCTGCTCGGCCGGGTGATCACCTCGCTCGGCACGCTCGGCTCGGTCGACGGCTCGGTGATCGAGAACATGTTCGCGTCGGATGTCGCGTTCCTGCAGGACTTCTACCGCCGGATCAACGCCGAGGGGCACACCCGCATCGCGGTGACGTGCCCCGAGTGCTCGCACCGGTTCACGGCCGATCTCGCGGGCGGGCGCCTGGGGGAATCATGACGTACGCGGCCGACCGAATCCATGAGGAGGTCGCGTACGTCGCCTATCACTTCCACTGGTCGCTCGACGACATCCTCGACATGGAGCACGCGGAGCGACTCCGCTACGTGCACGAGATCGCCGCGATCAACACCCGGTTGTCCGAAGGGGGCTGAGCCGTGCGGTGGCCCTGGCAACGACCCGAGCGGCCGGTGACGGATGCCCCGGCGCCGACGCGGCCCGCGGGCTGGGCGTTCCTCCCGCCGCTGCAACGGCAGGTGGCGGATGCCCCGCCGGCGACGCTGCGTCCGGCCTTCGTGTCGACGCTGCCGACGCGCGCGGTGCCCGCGTCGCTCGGATCGATGGGCCACCTCGTCGACGACACGGCGCCGTCGGGCACGGTCGCGGTCGACGACCGCACGCTCGGCATTCCCGTGCAGCGCGCCGTCGCGACCGACCTGACGCTGTTGCCGCGCCCCGTGACCGCTGCGCCGGTTCGCCCGGTCGCCCAGCGTGTCGACGACTCCGCATCGCTCGACTCGCCCGTTGCGTCGCCGATGGCCGATCCCGAGGTCGAGGCGGTTCCGGATGCCACCGCGCCCGCGCTCGCCGCAGAACCCGCCGAGTCGGTGCCGACGCTCGCGGACGGGCTGCCGACCGCGGCGGATCCCGCGTCGCCGAGGCGCAGCGCGTCGGCTGCCCCGCCATCCTCATCGCTGCCTCCAGGCGCACCGTCGACGACGCCGCAGCGTGACGCGCCGGCGCCGTTCGTGCGCCCGACGTTGCAGCGCTCCTCCGCGGACTCGCCGCCGATCGCCCGAGCGGCGGCGTCGCCATCCGTCACGCTCGCGTCGTCGCCGAGCTCGATTCGCCGGCCGGGCCTCGGGGCGCCGCTCCCGCCGCGGTCCCTGCAGCGGTCGACCGAGGTTCCCTCGGCGGCCGGAGCGGCCGTCGGGCCGTCGGTCGGCCCGCGCGAGGCGGCACGTCGCGAGCCGACTCCCGCGGATTCGTCGCGCGAGCCGGAGCACCCCGCCGACTCGGCGGCCGCGCCCGAGCAGACCGTCGAGTCGCCGGCGGGGTCGGTGCAGCGCGAGCGCGAGGAGCCGGGGCGGGCGCCCCTCCTCGGTACGTCGCCACTCGAGTCGCCGCTCGGATCCGCGGCGGAGGCGCCGTTCGGCGATCATGCGCGCGATGGCGGGCGTCCGGAGTCGTCGGGCTCGCACCCGCAGGCCGGCCCGGCCCCGGTGCCGCCCGCACCCGCGCTCCCGGTCGCCGTGCAGCGCGCTCTCGACGGCGACACTCGCGCCGACACCGACGTGGTCGACGCGTACGCGCAGACCGAGGCGGCGGACAGCGGCCCCGACGTGGTCGTCGACACCACGACGGCCGCATCCGCCGCATCCGCCGGCCCGACGAGCACCGGCGGCAGTGATCGGTCGACGGGGCTGCCGGGACTCTCGTCGTCCTCGCCCGTGCAGCGAACGGTGCCGCTCTTCGGCGTGCAACGGCTCACGCCGTCGATCAGCGCGCCGTCGCACGTCCCTGCGCGGCGGGTCGTGGTGGCCCGTGCCCTTGCGCCCGAACCGCCGCCGGTCGCCGCGCACGCCCCTGCCTGGAACGCGTCGGGCGCCGCCCGCACGTCGTCGTCGACGGCAGGGGCAGCGGGCGACGCGAACACCGCGACCGGGTGGACGCAGGCCGCGCCCGACACGACGTCGGCCGCGCACACCGGCGCCGGCGCGGATCTCAGCCTCGGATGGCCGCCGGCCGAGGCATCCGTCTCCCGTCTCGTCGAGGCGCCGAGCATCGGCCGCGGCGACCCGGAGCCTCCGGCCGGCTTGGCGAGCACGCAGCGTCGAGGTGCCGTCGCAGCCCTGCAGCGTGCGGAGTCGACCGCGCCGGTCGGGTCGCTCGCATCCAGGTCGTCGGCCACCACGACCGCGGCATCCGACGCCGCGATGCCCGTCGTGTCGAGGCAGCGCGTCGAGCAGGCGGCGCTCCCGCGGATGCCGCTCGCCGCCGCGTCACCCGGCATGGACGTCGTGCAGCGCGCGATCGACGCGACGGTGCAGCGTGCCGAGACGGCGACCCCCGTCTCCGAGGCGCCGGTGGAACCCGCCGAGCCCGAGGCATCCGTCGCCGAACCGGGCAGCACGGGCGGGGCGCACACCTCGGTGGCGCCCGCACCGCCCGCGCCCGCCGGCGAGAACGTCGAGCAGCTCGCGCGCAAGCTCTACGGCCCGCTCGTGCGCCGGATCAAGGCCGAACTGCTGCTCGATCGTGAACGCCGCGGCATCCGGATCGATGGAATCTGAACTGCGAAGGGGGACCGGACATGCTCACCGACACCGAGATCGCCGTCAGCGTGCACTACCTCGTGCACCTCGACGACGAGGCGCTCGGCGACTTCGCGAGCTGCGAGGGGCTCGGCGTGGAGGTCGTGCTCGAAACGCGTGAGGAGGGCGGCAACAACGGATTCGTCTGGCAGTTCCCGACCCGCCTGAAGTACCCGAACATCAAGCTCTCGCGGCCGGTGGCGAAGGAGACGGCCGACAAGATCCTGAACTGGGTGGTCGCCGCCGCGTCGGGAACGACCCGCGGCACCGGCCACATCAAGGCGATGACGGCCGCCGGCGAGACCGTCGCGGTCTACGACCTGCACGACGTCGTGCCGGTGCGGTGGACCGGGCCGTCGTTCACGCCCGACCAGCCGAAGGTGCTCACCGAGACGCTCGAGATCGCGCACCACGGCTTCGTGAAGACCGGCAGCGAGTACTGAGGCGATCACGATGCCCATCACCTCCACCGCCTCCGACACGACGAAGCTCGTGCACGCCGCCATCGAGGTGCACGAGCCCGGCGAGAAGCCCGGCAAGGCCGGCGCGCTCCTCGAGACGATCGAGTTCCAGCTGAACCCGAAGGAGCTCACCGTCGCGAAGTCCGCGAAGTGGGAGAGCAAGAACCAGAAGAAGGCCGAGTCGGCGCCGCCCGCGAGCTACCAGGGTCCCGATCCGCAGAAGATGACCGTCGAGATGTACTTCGACGAGACGCGCAGCCACGACGGCAGCGTCGTCGCGCGGGTCGAGGCGCTGCTCGCGACGACCGCGCCCACGGCGAAGTCGACGAGCACCAAGAAGCCCTCGGCGCCCTGGGTCGTGTTCAAGTGGGGACTCTTCACGGGATTCACCGGGTACGTCAAGAGCGTCTCGGCGAAGTACACGCTGTTCTCGCCCGACGGCACCCCGCTCCGCGCCGTGTGCACCGTCGCGCTCGAGGAGCTCGCGAGCGAACAGGGCAAGCAGAACCCCACCTCGGGCGGCCTGCAGCCGCGCAACGCGCACACCCTGAGCGAGGGCGACACCCTGCCCGCGATCGCCTACCGCGAATACGGCAACGCCGCACTCTGGCGATCGCTCGCCGAGGTCAACGGCGTCGACGATCCGTTGCGGCTGCGGCCCGGCGACACGATCCTGATCCCGGCCCCCGACGAGCTCGCCGACGCGAACGGCCGCGAGCTCGCCCGCAAGGAGGTGGCCCGTGCCCTCAACTGAGACCTACACGAGCCTCCTGCTCGTCGCCGTGAACGGCAGCCCGCTGGCCCCCGAGGTGGCGGGGCTGCTCGAGCGCAGCCGGGTCACGGATGCCGCGAACCTGCCCGACTCGTTCGAGCTCGAGTTCGTCGACGCCGCCGGCATCGTGCTCGAACGGGGCGGGTTCAGCATCGGGGCATCCGTCACCCTCAGCGTCTCGGAGAACGGCACGCAGGGTCCGCAGAAGCTCCTCGACGCCGAGGTCACGGCGCTCGACCGGGAGGACGTCGGCGGGGAGCTGCGCACCCGGGTGCGCGGGCTCGACCGCTCGCACCGGCTGTTCCGCGGGCGGCGGGTCGCCGCCTACCTCGACAGCACTCCCTCGGACATCGTCAGGACCGTGGCCCAGCGGGCGAGCATCAGGGTGAGCCGCGTCGAGGCGCCGTCGCAGATCATGAAGCAGGTCACGCAGGACAACGTGAGCGACTGGGCGTTCCTCAAGCGCCTCGCCGATGCGAACGGCTGCGTCTTCTCACTCGGCGAGCAGGGCCTCGACTTCGGGCCGCCGACGGAGGCGTCGACCGCCGCCGGCCAGGGCGGCGCCCGAGACGACCCCGTCGTCATCGAGCACGGACGCAACACCCTCTACCTGCACGCCACGGTCACGAGCGCCGAGCAGGTCGCCGAGGTGGAGGTGCGCGGCTGGGACGTCGCCCAGAAGGCCAAGGTCGTCTCGGTGGCCCCGGCGAAGACCCTCACCGCGCAGCTGCCGGAGACCGACCCCGTGAAGGTCGCCGGCGCGTTCCCGAGCCCGCGCTACGTGAGCCCGACCGGAACCGGCACGCAGCAGTCACAGGACGACCGCGCCACGTCGCTCGCGGGGCGCA harbors:
- a CDS encoding phage tail protein, encoding MLTDTEIAVSVHYLVHLDDEALGDFASCEGLGVEVVLETREEGGNNGFVWQFPTRLKYPNIKLSRPVAKETADKILNWVVAAASGTTRGTGHIKAMTAAGETVAVYDLHDVVPVRWTGPSFTPDQPKVLTETLEIAHHGFVKTGSEY
- a CDS encoding CIS tube protein — its product is MPITSTASDTTKLVHAAIEVHEPGEKPGKAGALLETIEFQLNPKELTVAKSAKWESKNQKKAESAPPASYQGPDPQKMTVEMYFDETRSHDGSVVARVEALLATTAPTAKSTSTKKPSAPWVVFKWGLFTGFTGYVKSVSAKYTLFSPDGTPLRAVCTVALEELASEQGKQNPTSGGLQPRNAHTLSEGDTLPAIAYREYGNAALWRSLAEVNGVDDPLRLRPGDTILIPAPDELADANGRELARKEVARALN
- a CDS encoding phage tail protein, with protein sequence MPLDPFDSAPANAFIVTIDGIEIPKVVEVSGLKNEVDKIELKQQTSDGKYIVRQLIGRAKPGEFTVTRGLTDSKTVTDWLKVVMEGDVAGARKTASVALLDYKGETIKTYEFMNCWVRSVELNSLKAGAAEQATEKFVVCFDESTVK
- a CDS encoding DUF6760 family protein gives rise to the protein MTYAADRIHEEVAYVAYHFHWSLDDILDMEHAERLRYVHEIAAINTRLSEGG